The Lycium ferocissimum isolate CSIRO_LF1 unplaced genomic scaffold, AGI_CSIRO_Lferr_CH_V1 ctg19024, whole genome shotgun sequence genome includes the window catgtatacatgtatcccatcccccaacccatgtacgtatacgGGTATGGCAtgtgagagcccaaagaaagtcatgtatccgtcggagggacgtaaggtcggaaacctccgatcgcattatggagtaatcatggtcgctttgtctcaccttgaaggaacaataattataaggcgagactatcaacggagaataacattaagagaacgtagaacatatcatattgtatcgtatcatgtcatagcatatcgtgtcgtatcataacatatcgtgtcgtatcatagcatatcgtgtcatagacattttctcatatttagcatcatctttgtcatcatagaatcatagtcattgctttagtcatgaaaactttcaaaaccgtacaacttggattgggagaaaaatgaatactttggaaagcatttaggaactttcgtgaagaaaatcatgccttggaatcgagggattagttaaaacaactattatttagtagtcggaatgatgtccaaaagtttcctttaacgcAATACGGAGAGTaaaagccaaatggagccataggaggaaattaggggatagtgggcccacctcgagtcaaatgaggcggcgtacacgatttacgtataatacatttcatgacatgacttatgagagttttagggtaaacggatcctattcatgcaagttctaggtgtttagacaattctttcaaccattcatgagcatttaattcaattctactgaatgaatagtagtcaaattcaagctcggatttctagaattagagtggtccccgagacacgtatttaagcctattacatctaagacatgccaaggaagaagagtgaagccttacatacctttttccgctccttctgctactccaaattcaagttgcaaatccgccaaaatctacaatttggtcatgtttaccaaacattgattagtgcatttagaattggattcttaaatgaaatttggctaccgaaatttcggcagcacttcccctgtaaatacaccatccccaaaatccaactcggctcattttaatcaacaataacaatccgggaattcaacccgacCAAAGTATCAATAATACCAATaattattctaacaatgcttcaacattcaattcaatccaattcaattcaattcaattcacataatcttccaacaactcaaacaacatactactttatccgaagCCTTCAACctcaacaatatccatacatttcatcatcgcataatccataacgacgacaactagaatgtcaaataacatcaatttacattaacttaccaaagCTCCTATTATCCgaccataaccacttcttacatattttcatgcattttcatccatccctttacattacaacaacaaacaacattccacatagaatcaatccattctttccatgcaacacaatacAACACGACCAACTCATACGACACAACACAtataacacaacacacggccaacactactCCAAACGGCTACCATTCCAACATATTATATTCATGGTTTTTCATTCcttttacattatggatttcacaacacaacaatcaaactaccaaaataaaatcaattcatcacacctcCACAACACTACTTCTATTTGGCCACAtcaacaacttccatatttccataaattacaTCATTTTCTACATCTTTACAATAttcacaaccatccataacacatgaaagaagattaAATACATACCTTCATCCTTGACTTCTCCTATTCGGTTAGGCTCCATCCTACACCATGAGAGCTTTACTTGtcccaacaaccactccatgttaattaGGACCTTCAAATTATAGAAaggctagaagaaaataatttttctaggTCACTTTCCATGGCTCAATTTTGagtgccatggccgaatacgcATACTATACTCCtctcttcttgttttgttttctttctttttctttctttctccactcttttcaactaaaagatgaacttccacatatatatatatatatatatatagctctcaagcatgtgagggcacatgcctctctcatttttttctagacttttctttctttttcttgaattttttttttctaaataaaagatgacttattttgttgtcatcttcttttcctttttttttttttttaatttcggccaatatggccccttttcaTGAAGCTCCTTGAACAccatgtgaaattaccattttgcccttagccttccacattattcccatgatgccactttacaaattttccctttttttttacttggcctttctcgatatttccatacctccaatgttcataaataatattcctaacaactcgtaccctaaaatgatttcaaaacatagtcttgtccttaacttttcaccatTGTCCCGCAATgtccgaacgcacgaaatacgggctataacagcaTGCCTCTTGATATTATTTATATCATgtcccatcttgactttggattcaCATTTCATCTTAATTATGGATCTTTGTCCATCTTAAGTATGAATGggaagccactttcaacatggttcttcattctcttgattattgggtgacgacccttcttgatttgGGACTATGGTCGTTCTTGTTATTCGATTATGCTTTGTTGTAATTGCATGTCGTATGTGTTGAGCTAAATTAACCAAATGGTGAACTTTCTTGGATTAGCTTTGGaaagcttcttgatatttgagattttgaatattgatatattgAACTACtctattatttgatattttattgtCTTGAAAGGATTATACCTTCATTAAGCACTTGATTGTGATTTTGATAAGCTTATTCTAGAATTTATTCTTGTACtccttacatatatattttattatgaaatgttagttaagtttatgtgccactaagctttatgcttggCGATAGTTTGTTACAATCGCAGGTGATGTTCCGAGTGAGACTTGAGTATGGCCATTTGGAGTAGACTATTTGGAAGCTTagatgaagatcacatttgtATGAACTTGTTTATCTTGTACacttttggggacttgtacatgatccatGTGTTACACTTAGATATGCATCCGAAtgaaatttgggtcatgatGCTAATATTGTGTAACTTGATTTTGATGAATGACTTGGCTATTTTGGGAGTGTCCATTCTCAACCCttgtaatattttaaatttagtaCATGTGTTGAACTTGGGAGACTGAACTAGTTTGTATTTGATATTGGGAGTTGAATTTCATGCTTGGTATGAGCCTTGGATGTTGtagcatgaaaaatatttctctacTACGTGTTTGATGAATTCTAAAgtattgatttaactcaagaataTGTGTTGTCCATTTTTATGATTGGATATTTCCATTTCTTTAAGGAGTTTTTTTAAGATCCTATTATGTTGAGATGTTTTATTTTGAAACTTGTTCTCATGGCCTATTTTCGCTTCATTGttttaaatttgtttcttctaaattttgtgGTACACTTGAActacatatttatttattattttgttctaCTTTGAATATGTTGTCAAATAAATTTTATCCTTAAATTCAGCTATTAGTCTATTTTACAAAAATAGTTTTGGGACAAATATTTAAATTAGTAAGTATGGATTAATCTCGTTAAGTAGCTTCCTCCCTAGGGGGGATGCTACAAGTTTTGGTACCAAAGATTTAAGTTTGTGGTTTCAGGACTTTTGTTGTGCCTTCTTTGTATACTTGCTTTCATGAAGATTGTTTGTCTAATAGCATTTACTTGCATACTTATTTAAaatgtgttgtattgtattgtgctTGTGCATCATGTACTTGTCCCTAATGCAATgtgatcttctcttttatagCCTCCTCTTCGGATCGAGCTATTGAAGATGTTGACGAAAGTCAAGCCCATTATAATGATCTACCTCGCTTTCAAGGAAATAAGGAACGTTTGCCTAACATTAATCATCCTCGTGCAAGTGAATGCAGTGGGAAATAATCCTAGAACAATGGGTCATAGCATTCCTATTATGGCTTCTCCATTTCAGCAGATGGCTGAGTTCTTTCGTCACTTGGTTAGAATAATGTCCGACGCTAAtgaaatgaattttgagaagatGAGGAAAACGGGCGGCGTTGAGTTTGAAGGCACTACTGATCCCAATGAAGTTGAACAGTGGCTTGAGCACATGGAGAGGGTCTTTGATCAATTAGAGTGCTCAGATGCTACCAAATTCAAGTATGCCATCTCTTTTTTACAAAAAGATGCCTATGATTGGTGGATTACCGTGCCTAATGCAAAAGCAAAACCTCCAGCTCTTACTTGGAATGACTTTGTGAATGCattatgtatgaaatatgtccCTCCTTCCTATTGTGATGCAAAGAAGAAAGAGTTTCGGGATCTAAAGCAAAGGAGTATGTTTATTGCAGAGTATCAACAAAGTTTCTCAGGCTTGCTTTTACTGTGGAGGTATTATCTACgatgaaaaagataaatataggAGTTTGAATTCGGTTTGAATTACTCCATCA containing:
- the LOC132042894 gene encoding uncharacterized protein LOC132042894, whose product is MGHSIPIMASPFQQMAEFFRHLVRIMSDANEMNFEKMRKTGGVEFEGTTDPNEVEQWLEHMERVFDQLECSDATKFKYAISFLQKDAYDWWITVPNAKAKPPALTWNDFVNALCMKYVPPSYCDAKKKEFRDLKQRSMFIAEYQQSFSGLLLLWRGEKSRNIQAAGSSGANQASWSRATARVYAMRQRDD